One Pseudomonas ekonensis DNA window includes the following coding sequences:
- a CDS encoding acyl-CoA thioesterase gives MIELEQEDPIPQGDLALQITALPRETNGFGDIFGGWLVAQMDLAGTAMASRVAGGRVATVAIDRMAFLVPVAVGAQLSFYTQTLEIGRSSIQMMVEVWSDDPLSSEWRKVTEAVFVFVAIDGSGRTRSVPPRAR, from the coding sequence ATGATAGAGCTCGAACAAGAAGATCCGATCCCGCAAGGCGACCTGGCCTTGCAGATCACCGCGCTTCCCCGCGAAACCAACGGCTTCGGCGATATTTTCGGCGGCTGGCTGGTGGCGCAGATGGACCTGGCCGGCACGGCGATGGCCAGCCGCGTCGCCGGCGGCCGGGTGGCCACCGTGGCCATCGACCGCATGGCGTTCCTGGTGCCGGTGGCCGTGGGCGCGCAACTGTCCTTCTATACCCAGACCCTGGAGATCGGCCGCAGCTCGATCCAGATGATGGTCGAGGTGTGGAGCGACGATCCGTTGTCCAGCGAGTGGCGTAAAGTGACCGAAGCGGTGTTCGTGTTCGTCGCCATCGACGGCAGCGGCCGCACCCGTTCGGTTCCGCCGCGCGCCCGCTAA
- a CDS encoding MFS transporter codes for MTTAPSSLAQSDQPARPLTRNDYKTLSLSALGGALEFYDFIIFVFFATVVGKLFFPADMPEWLRLMQTFGIFAAGYLARPLGGIVMAHFGDLLGRKKMFTLSIFMMAVPTLIMGLLPTYAQIGLWAPILLLLMRVIQGAAIGGEVPGAWVFVSEHVPDRHIGYACGTLTSGLTAGILLGSLVATAINSLYTPEQVADYAWRIPFLLGGVFGLFSVYLRRWLHETPVFAELQLRKALAEEVPLRAVLRDHRGAILVSMLLTWLLSAAIVVLILMTPTVLQTVYHFTPTVSLQANSLAIVFLSVGCILAGALADRFGAGRVFVFGCLGLLASSWTFYHSLADHPDWLFPFYALTGLLVGTIGAVPYVMVKAFPPVVRFSGLSFSYNVAYAIFGGLTPMVVSLLLKESAMGPAYYVAVLCGMGIVVGAWLWSKGR; via the coding sequence ATGACCACAGCGCCCTCGAGCCTCGCGCAGTCCGACCAGCCCGCACGACCCCTGACCCGCAACGACTACAAGACGCTGTCGCTGTCCGCCCTGGGCGGTGCGCTGGAGTTCTACGACTTCATCATCTTCGTCTTCTTCGCCACCGTGGTCGGCAAGCTGTTCTTCCCGGCGGACATGCCCGAGTGGCTGCGCCTGATGCAGACCTTCGGCATCTTCGCCGCCGGCTACCTGGCGCGGCCATTGGGCGGGATCGTCATGGCGCACTTCGGCGACCTGCTGGGGCGCAAGAAGATGTTCACCCTGAGCATCTTCATGATGGCTGTGCCGACGCTGATCATGGGCCTGCTGCCGACCTACGCGCAGATCGGCCTGTGGGCGCCGATCCTGCTGCTGCTGATGCGGGTGATCCAGGGCGCGGCCATCGGCGGCGAGGTGCCGGGGGCATGGGTCTTCGTTTCCGAACACGTGCCCGACCGGCACATCGGCTATGCCTGCGGCACGCTGACCAGCGGCCTGACCGCCGGCATCCTGTTGGGCTCGCTGGTCGCCACGGCGATCAACAGCCTTTATACGCCGGAGCAAGTGGCGGATTACGCCTGGCGGATCCCGTTCCTGCTCGGTGGCGTGTTCGGCCTGTTCTCGGTCTACCTGCGCCGCTGGCTGCACGAGACGCCGGTGTTCGCCGAACTGCAGCTGCGCAAGGCCCTGGCCGAGGAAGTGCCGCTGCGGGCGGTGCTGCGCGACCACCGCGGGGCGATCCTGGTGTCGATGCTGCTGACCTGGCTGCTGTCCGCCGCCATCGTCGTGCTGATCCTGATGACCCCGACTGTGCTGCAGACCGTCTACCACTTCACGCCGACCGTTTCGCTGCAGGCCAACAGCCTGGCGATCGTGTTCCTGAGCGTGGGCTGCATCCTGGCCGGCGCGCTGGCCGACCGTTTCGGTGCCGGGCGCGTGTTCGTGTTCGGCTGCCTGGGCCTCCTGGCCAGCTCGTGGACCTTCTACCACAGCCTGGCGGACCATCCGGACTGGCTGTTCCCGTTCTACGCGCTGACCGGCCTTCTGGTCGGCACCATCGGCGCGGTGCCTTACGTGATGGTCAAGGCGTTTCCGCCGGTGGTGCGGTTCAGTGGCCTGTCTTTCTCCTATAACGTCGCCTACGCAATCTTCGGCGGCCTGACGCCGATGGTGGTCAGCCTGTTGCTCAAGGAAAGCGCGATGGGCCCGGCCTATTACGTGGCGGTGCTGTGCGGGATGGGGATCGTGGTCGGGGCGTGGCTCTGGAGCAAGGGCCGCTGA